A genomic segment from Bradyrhizobium sp. ISRA430 encodes:
- a CDS encoding extracellular solute-binding protein, protein MAKGHVRSVPQPICGPPTFRRGGRRNEVQDVSRRSRCPSTHWCSAPAADKDAADIAVEAAKKYAGTTISIVWEAGLQSLDPLNYSGPKWEKLTGIKVKVVEVPTDQMFTKIMQDFKSGAGAYDALNVIPSWMPDLARAGALEPLDKYVDKFSYRDELQDIAAAYRDNQMQY, encoded by the coding sequence TTGGCCAAAGGTCACGTGCGGAGCGTTCCGCAGCCGATTTGCGGCCCGCCGACGTTCAGGAGAGGAGGAAGAAGGAATGAAGTTCAGGACGTTTCTCGGCGCAGCCGCTGTCCTAGCACTCACTGGTGCTCGGCGCCTGCCGCTGATAAGGACGCTGCCGACATCGCGGTCGAAGCCGCAAAGAAGTATGCGGGCACGACGATCAGCATCGTCTGGGAGGCCGGCCTCCAGTCGCTCGATCCGCTGAACTATTCGGGTCCGAAATGGGAGAAGCTCACCGGGATCAAGGTGAAGGTGGTCGAAGTGCCCACCGACCAGATGTTCACCAAGATCATGCAGGATTTCAAATCGGGCGCCGGCGCCTATGATGCGCTGAACGTCATTCCGTCCTGGATGCCCGACCTTGCGCGCGCTGGCGCGCTCGAGCCTCTCGACAAGTATGTCGACAAGTTCAGCTATCGTGACGAGTTGCAGGACATCGCGGCGGCCTACCGTGACAACCAGATGCAGTATTGA
- a CDS encoding extracellular solute-binding protein: MTTRCSIDGKIYGFPDDGDVMLLYYRKDIFEDPKMKEEFTAKFGYELAPPKDWKQFDEIGQFITDKMAPKVYGSGFFRTAPYPQYMFQERFRMEGGKFFNADTMKATVNSDVGLKVFKQMLAENKFMPPGVEQWNFVDNLAAFLQGTTAITISWPPYGRWAAGYGSGEEALKWVPKSQVAGKVGYALTPLGRPELGVGFDLSVSATSKNKEAAYLFIQWLNSKKTSLERVQLPYTLRDPFRLSHYASEKYRALWPEALAYLDTIKTSGEKGLLDLSLLQQDKYDEAMTKAISSLWAGEDPKAILDRLAQQFDAITEKVGIDNQKAVYKAWAAKPGAYPQ; encoded by the coding sequence GTGACAACCAGATGCAGTATTGACGGGAAGATCTACGGCTTTCCGGACGATGGCGACGTGATGTTGCTCTACTACCGGAAGGACATCTTCGAGGATCCGAAGATGAAGGAGGAGTTCACAGCCAAGTTCGGCTACGAACTGGCTCCGCCAAAAGACTGGAAGCAGTTCGACGAGATCGGCCAGTTCATCACCGACAAGATGGCGCCTAAGGTTTACGGCTCCGGCTTCTTCCGCACAGCGCCCTATCCGCAATACATGTTCCAGGAGCGTTTCCGCATGGAGGGCGGCAAGTTCTTCAATGCGGACACCATGAAGGCGACCGTGAACAGCGACGTCGGCCTCAAAGTGTTCAAGCAGATGCTGGCGGAAAACAAGTTCATGCCGCCGGGCGTGGAGCAGTGGAATTTCGTCGACAATCTCGCGGCGTTCCTGCAGGGAACGACCGCCATCACGATCTCCTGGCCTCCTTATGGTCGATGGGCCGCGGGCTATGGCTCGGGTGAGGAAGCGTTGAAGTGGGTGCCCAAATCGCAGGTCGCCGGCAAGGTCGGCTACGCACTCACGCCTCTCGGCCGCCCGGAGCTCGGCGTCGGCTTCGACTTGTCGGTCTCGGCTACCAGCAAGAACAAGGAGGCCGCTTATCTCTTTATCCAATGGCTGAACAGCAAGAAGACCAGTCTCGAGCGCGTCCAGCTCCCCTATACGCTGCGCGATCCGTTCCGCCTGTCGCACTACGCGAGCGAAAAATACCGTGCGCTCTGGCCTGAGGCTCTCGCCTATCTCGATACGATCAAGACGTCCGGCGAGAAGGGCCTGCTCGATCTCTCCCTGCTGCAACAGGACAAGTACGACGAAGCGATGACCAAGGCGATCTCGAGCCTCTGGGCTGGCGAAGATCCCAAGGCAATTCTCGACCGCCTGGCGCAACAGTTCGACGCCATCACCGAGAAGGTCGGCATCGACAATCAAAAGGCCGTCTACAAGGCCTGGGCGGCCAAGCCCGGCGCCTATCCGCAATAG
- a CDS encoding sugar ABC transporter permease, with translation MTENNTSFVGLLNYAELFRDARLWVSLGHTAIITAIALPLELLIGFLMAQLFIDRMPGRQLFVALLVLPTVISPIVAGATWRLMFDVRFGPIGEILSFFAGEPVRILWTVNPAYVYPAIIICEVWQWSPFMFLLLLAALSNVDQSQLEAAEIDGASYLRVLRAIILPAIAPVIAVDTAAISFLVIAVLTRSSSLWSSSAWSLRDEGRQASGEKSPHPGASLSRRRRRDPAVSVSGLLALHDFVQDAGRDLPCAALVDSRSDPVLELLRPV, from the coding sequence ATGACCGAGAACAACACGTCTTTCGTCGGCCTCTTGAACTACGCGGAGCTGTTCAGGGATGCTCGCCTCTGGGTCTCGCTTGGTCACACCGCCATCATCACCGCAATCGCCCTGCCCCTCGAGCTGCTGATCGGCTTCCTGATGGCGCAGCTCTTCATCGATCGCATGCCCGGACGTCAGCTCTTCGTCGCGCTGCTGGTCCTTCCCACGGTGATTTCTCCGATTGTCGCGGGAGCGACCTGGCGTCTGATGTTCGACGTCCGCTTCGGGCCGATCGGTGAGATCCTCAGCTTCTTCGCCGGTGAGCCAGTGCGGATTTTGTGGACGGTCAATCCGGCTTACGTCTATCCGGCGATCATCATCTGCGAAGTCTGGCAGTGGTCGCCGTTCATGTTCCTGCTGCTGCTAGCAGCGCTCTCGAATGTCGACCAGTCGCAGCTCGAGGCTGCGGAGATCGACGGCGCGTCGTACCTGCGCGTGCTTCGCGCAATCATTTTGCCAGCGATCGCGCCCGTGATAGCCGTTGATACGGCCGCGATCTCCTTCCTGGTGATTGCGGTGCTCACGCGGTCATCATCACTTTGGTCCTCAAGCGCATGGAGCTTGCGCGATGAGGGTCGGCAAGCTTCCGGCGAGAAAAGCCCGCACCCTGGCGCTTCGCTATCTCGGCGCCGGCGTCGTGACCCTGCTGTTTCTGTTTCCGGTCTACTGGCTCTTCATGATTTCGTTCAAGACGCCGGACGAGATCTACCATGTGCCGCTCTTGTGGATTCCCGGTCAGATCCAGTTCTCGAACTATTACGTCCTGTTTAG
- a CDS encoding carbohydrate ABC transporter permease, protein MISFKTPDEIYHVPLLWIPGQIQFSNYYVLFRDGDVVAILNSLIVAGVSSGIAIVLGTLCAYSLARFGTGGENLAMWIISQRMIPPIAVVFPIFLIYVYFGLVDGYFGLILLYTAFNLPYVIWMMRGYIVDVPLELEESALVDGLNRWEVIWKVVFPMVRPGLMATSVFTFVFAWNDFLFALVLTRTEVITFPVMLTHYFGGQSNFWAKIASMSVLWTLPIFVAVSVMQRYLVRGISLGAVKG, encoded by the coding sequence ATGATTTCGTTCAAGACGCCGGACGAGATCTACCATGTGCCGCTCTTGTGGATTCCCGGTCAGATCCAGTTCTCGAACTATTACGTCCTGTTTAGGGATGGTGACGTCGTGGCGATCCTGAACAGCCTGATCGTCGCCGGCGTCAGCTCGGGCATCGCGATCGTCCTGGGCACGCTCTGCGCCTATAGCCTCGCCCGGTTCGGCACGGGCGGTGAGAACCTGGCGATGTGGATCATCTCCCAGCGCATGATCCCGCCGATCGCAGTCGTCTTCCCGATCTTCCTGATCTACGTCTATTTCGGCCTAGTCGACGGCTACTTCGGGCTGATCCTGCTCTACACGGCATTCAATCTCCCTTACGTCATCTGGATGATGCGCGGCTACATCGTCGACGTTCCGCTGGAGCTCGAGGAAAGCGCACTCGTCGACGGCCTGAACCGATGGGAGGTGATCTGGAAAGTCGTCTTCCCGATGGTCCGTCCGGGGCTCATGGCGACGTCGGTCTTTACCTTCGTGTTCGCCTGGAACGACTTTCTCTTCGCGCTGGTGCTCACACGCACCGAAGTCATCACATTTCCGGTCATGCTGACACACTACTTCGGCGGTCAGTCGAACTTCTGGGCAAAGATCGCGTCGATGTCGGTCCTGTGGACGTTGCCGATCTTCGTCGCAGTCTCGGTGATGCAGCGCTATCTCGTGCGCGGCATCTCCTTGGGCGCAGTCAAGGGTTAG